In the Periophthalmus magnuspinnatus isolate fPerMag1 chromosome 4, fPerMag1.2.pri, whole genome shotgun sequence genome, one interval contains:
- the LOC117369732 gene encoding actin-related protein 2/3 complex subunit 5-A-like yields the protein MSKQPTSARFRRVDVDEYDENKFVDEEDGAENQLGPDEAEVDSLCGTGNLIEALHAVLKNPPINTKNQNVKDRAEGLVLKVLTAFKSSDIEKGVQSLDRNSVDLLMKYIYKGFEKPSENSSAVLLQWHEKALAVGGVGSIVRVLTARKTV from the exons ATGTCTAAACAGCCCACGTCTGCGCGCTTCCGGAGGGTGGACGTGGACGAGTACGATGAAAACAAATTCGTGGATGAAGAGGACGGAGCAGAGAACCAGCTGGGTCCAGACGAGGCGGAGGTGGACTCT ctttgtGGCACGGGGAATCTAATAGAGGCCCTGCACGCAGTTTTGAAGAACCCACCAATCAACACAAAGAACCAGAACGTCAAG GATCGAGCCGAGGGTTTGGTTCTTAAAGTGCTCACAGCGTTTAAGAGCAGCGACATAGAGAAAGGAGTTCAGTCTCTGGACAGAAACAGTGTAGACCTGCTCATGAAATACATCTACAAAGGCTTCGAGAAGCCGTCAGAAAACAGCAGCGCCGTCCTGCTCCAGTGGCAcgaaaag GCTCTGGCAGTGGGTGGAGTGGGCAGCATCGTCAGGGTACTCACAGCCAGGAAGACGGTCTAA